One Castanea sativa cultivar Marrone di Chiusa Pesio chromosome 4, ASM4071231v1 DNA window includes the following coding sequences:
- the LOC142632676 gene encoding uncharacterized protein LOC142632676, which produces MENLDHNNESGSNPKRTRIEVDVANLPMDPGLRIKICNYHPNERDQIRRHYLQNKPCQPVDHDFPQSQFGKTKRRFNPVWFKDYPSWLEYSITKDAAYCLFCYLFRPDTGDQGGGDSFVTEGFRNWKKKEKLQNHIGDHNGAHNIAQRKCEALLNQRQSIQTVINKQSDVEKREYRTRLNASMDCICFLLRQGLAFRGHDESKDSNNQGNFLELLRFLANHNEEIDKANSSKMLRKSSNDLSDIQKEIANAVAAETINAIIKDIGDSLFAIIVDESCDMSTKEQMAIALRYVDKLGHVNECFLGITHVNNTSAVTLKSAIEEVFNKHSLSISRLRGQGYDGASNMRGELNGLKTLILKDNPSAYYVHCFAHQLQLTLVAVAKNHIQIATFFNLVAKVFNIVGASCKRHDILREKRNAEVIEALKNNEISTCRGLNQEMSLKRLGDTRWSSHYGALVNIIHMFSSVIDVIETIIEDGLDSDQRAEANILIGLLQTFEFMFDLHLMKGVLGISNELSQALQRKDQDIVNAMKLVDISKQRLQVMRDDGWNSLLEEVSAFCAKNNIDVPDMDDFYQPRPRRKAQNMKNSHHYQVELFYTVIDMQLQELNSHFENFELLLCVACLNPDNLFSAFNKEKLIRLAQFYPSDFSTVQVSFLDNQLETYIHDIRSSEEFSALKGIGQHAEKMVEMKRMFHIHWFTH; this is translated from the coding sequence ATGGAGAATCTTGATCATAATAATGAGTCCGGATCAAATCCTAAACGAACTCGTATCGAAGTGGATGTTGCAAATCTTCCCATGGATCCtggtttaagaataaaaatttgtaactatcaTCCTAATGAAAGAGATCAAATTAGAAGgcattatctacaaaataaaccttGTCAACCAGTTGATCATGATTTTCCACAAAGTCAATTTGGCAAAACAAAGCGTCGATTTAATCCAGTGTGGTTCAAAGACTATCCTAGTTGGTTGGAATATAGCATTACGAAAGATGCTGCATATTGTCTATTTTGTTATCTATTTCGACCTGATACTGGTGATCAAGGAGGGGGAGACTCATTTGTTACTGAAGGATTCAGAAATtggaaaaagaaggagaaattACAGAATCACATTGGGGACCACAACGGTGCACATAATATAGCTCAAAGAAAATGTGAAGCTTTGTTAAACCAGAGACAAAGTATTCAAACAGTTATAAACAAGCAATCGGATGTCGAGAAAAGGGAATATCGAACTCGTTTGAATGCATCAATGGATTGTATTTGTTTTCTACTACGGCAAGGATTAGCATTTCGTGGCCATGATGAATCTAAAGACTCCAATAATCAAggaaattttcttgaattattaCGGTTTCTTGCAAATCACAATGAAGAAATTGATAAGGCAAATTCCTCGAAAATGCTCCGAAAATCATCAAATGACCTCTCCgatatccaaaaagaaatagcAAATGCCGTAGCTGCCGAGACAATAAATGCTATTATTAAAGATATTGGAGACTCATTATTTGCTATTATAGTTGATGAATCATGTGATATGTCTACTAAAGAACAAATGGCGATTGCTTTGCGCTATGTGGACAAACTGGGACATGTGAATGAGTGCTTTTTAGGCATTACACATGTTAATAATACATCAGCAGTGACACTAAAGAGTGCAATTGAGGAGGTATTTAATAAACATAGCTTAAGCATTAGTAGATTGCGGGGACAAGGCTACGACGGGGCAAGCAACATGAGAGGTGAGTTAAATGGACTAAAAACTCTTATTTTGAAAGATAATCCTTCTGCCTATTATGTCCATTGCTTTGCACATCAGCTTCAACTAACATTAGTTGCAGTAGCAAAAAATCACATCCAGATTGCAACCTTTTTTAACTTGGTTGCAAAGGTATTCAATATTGTTGGAGCATCATGCAAACGTCATGATATTCTTCGTGAAAAACGTAATGCTGAAGTTATAGAAgcactaaaaaataatgaaatttcaaCCTGTCGTGGCTTGAATCAAGAAATGAGTCTAAAAAGACTCGGAGATACACGTTGGAGTTCTCATTATGGTGCACTTGTTAATATTATTCACATGTTTTCTTCTGTAATTGATGTGATTGAAACTATTATAGAAGATGGTTTAGATTCTGATCAGAGAGCAGAAGCAAATATCTTAATTGGTTTACTCCAAACATTTGAATTCATGTTTGATTTACATTTGATGAAAGGTGTGCTTGGCATAAGTAATGAGTTGTCACAGGCATTACAACGAAAAGATCAAGATATTGTGAATGCTATGAAGTTGGTTGACATTTCAAAGCAACGTTTACAGGTCATGAGAGATGATGGGTGGAACTCTTTGCTAGAGGAGGTTTCTGCATTTTgtgcaaaaaataatattgatgttCCTGATATGGATGATTTTTATCAACCTCGGCCACGACGAAAAgctcaaaacatgaaaaattcaCATCATTATCAAGTGGAGCTTTTTTATACTGTTATAGATATGCAACTTCAGGAACTCAATagtcattttgaaaattttgaattattactTTGTGTTGCATGTTTGAACCCAGATAACTTATTTTCAGCATTCAACAAGGAGAAATTAATTCGGCTTGCTCAGTTTTATCCAAGTGATTTTTCAACAGTTCAAGTTTCTTTCTTGGATAACCAACTTGAGACATACATCCATGACATACGGTCCTCTGAAGAGTTTTCAGCACTTAAAGGAATTGGACAACATGCCGAAAAGATGGtagaaatgaaaagaatgttTCATATCCATTGGTTTACTCATTAG